CATCGTCCTCTCACCGAATGGACGTTCCGTTTCTGCTCCGGAGCCAAGGCTCTCGCCCCACGTCTTTACAGGCGTTGCAGTTCTACATGGTGGGCGGAGTTTCCTCAAACGCGTGAGCGTTCGAAAGCCGTCCGCCAGCTCACCAGCCCATATAAATGCAGAGTAATCGTGACGAATAAGAATTTTGGAACGAAAATGGTCTGTTATGTAGCGTTTATGCCAGTTTTTACGTTGTGATGTCACGTGTAAGCGTACGTTAAGGCGTCTACATAGTGGTCGTCAATGAAGTAGTAGCCTTTGAAAGCCCCTGTCTTTTTGAAACCGTGTTTTTCAAGCGACTTCACTATCACTTGGCTTGTTTCTGGAATTTCGCCGAATATTCGGTGGTATCCGTATCTTTCAAAGAACCCTATGAGAGAGGCTATTAGCGAGTCTGTGGTTGCTGTTGGCTTTGCTTTCATGTCTATCAGTATTTCTTCGACCCACACGTTTGCGAAGGGCAGTCTTCCGCCTGAAAACTGTGTGTATCCTAATAGCTTCTGGTTTTCAAAGCATCCGCAACAGAAACTGCCTCCGCGTCCGCTGAGCTCTTCGTACCATTTTTTTGTTGCCTCTTTGGTTATCGGCGGGATTTTTGTGGTGGACTTTGTTGATTCTGGACAGTTTTGAAGTCTATTGACTTCGTCTAGGTCTTTGTCCATCAGTTGTCGAACTGTTAGGTTTTCGCTCTGCAACTGTTTTGTGAGGATGGAACCTTTTGTCCTCTGTAGCATAGCTGTTTTGGTAATGCGTGGTTCACATGGTGCAAGGTCTAATCCCATTACGTAACTGTCTTTCCAGCCGCCGTCAAGATACACTAATCCTTTGCTAGTTGTTTCAGTTTTGAATCCAAACTTCTTGTACAGTCCTATCGCTCTTTCGTTGCCTTCAAATGTACCGAGCATAAATCTTCGTATTCCAAATTCCTTGGCAACCCTTACCGCTTCTTTCATAAGCGCTGTTCCAATTCCTTGTCTCCAACATTTTTTCCTTACGTATATTCCAAGCCATGCCGTGTGTCTGGTTCTTCCCTCTCCAGGTGAAACAGTGACGCTACCTGCTGGTTCTCCGCCTTTTTCAGCTATTATCCACTTGTGTTTTTCCTCTTTAAGCCTCTTCTTCATATAGTCCTTGACTTCGTGTTCGGTGCATGGGTAGACGGTGATTAAATATTTCGCTACCTCTGGACTGTTCACGGCTTCGGTCATCCACTCTGCATCCTCAACCTCTGCGCTGCGAAACTTTAGTCCCAACAGTCATCACCTTACCTATTAACATGCATACGGTCAGAACTTTTATCACTTTTCCATTTTTTCCCATTCTGATTAGATGCGAATGGAACTCCACATGAAATTGGTTACAACAAATATGTGGCCCTATAGAGGAGTGGGCGGAAAAGCCCCCCTCTCAGAGAACCCGCACAGAAACAACCTAAAACCAAAAACAAACCCAAAAACAACTCTGATAAGCCATGACCCCATAGGTAGGGGAACCTGCAGTTAAGGAGTACATGCACGTTGGCAACACATGAAAACCCGCGTTCTCCGATACAGCCGCTATCTTTCCCCATCTTTTCGTATCTTTTCCTATCTTTCTGCATCTTTTTCCACCTTTTCCTATCTTTTCCCATCTAATCCTATCGTGGGATAAACCGTTTTCAAGCTTAGCTTCAAAAAACCAACCAGAAACAAGCTTTGTAAAAAACTAAAAAAAATATAGGGGGGGTCTAAAGAGAGAGACAAACGCAAATAACGTGCCAGAAAATTAACTCTTCAAAAACACACACAAACAACATACGAAACATAACGTAACAACCATAAAACCCCACAATACACTAAATTTATATGACACAAAAACAAGAAGTATTAATGCAAAGGTACCTTTGAGGTCAAATTCTACATACAAAAAGACCTCAAAACAGATGCAATCATCGACCTTAAAGGATTGATGATGAAGGGAAGAAGTGAGCAACAACAGTATGCAAGCTCACAATGAACACCACGCAAAAAACCCAAACAAACCACACACCAAACAAACACCAAAACAACCAAGTAAGCCCGACATGCAACGCCGTCTGGCGAATGACTAGGCTTGAGCACCGAAGAAGGGCGCGGCAAGCGGCGAAACGCCCCGGGTAGCTGCACGCAAGCGTAGATCCGGGGATGCCCGAATGAGACTTCTCGCTACGAGCTCCCAAGGGACCTCGTGGCGCTCCAAAAAGGAGCGGGAACCCCCTGAACGGAAACATCTTAGTAAGGGGAGGAAAAGAAACCAAAACGGGATTCCCCTAGTAGCGGCGAGCGAAAAGGGAAAAGTCCAAACTGAACTCCATGCGGAAACGCATGGCGAATGTGGGGTTGCGGGTCCAGCCACCTTCTCACTAGCAAAGCTGAAGTAGCCTGAAACGGCTCGTCAAAGAGGGTGAAAGCCCCGTAAGCGCAAACTAGAAGAAGACGGGCTGGAATCCCAGAGTACCGTACCCTGGTATGGGTGCGAGAAACTGGAAGTCACCAACTTCCAAGACTAAACACGTCTCAAGACCGATAGCGCACTAGTACGGTGACGGAAAGCTGAAAAGCATCCCGGAAGGGAGATGAAAAGAGCCTGAAACCAGACGGTTACAGACGTGTGCAGCCCAGAAGGATAGATCCCTCCCAAAGGAACCTATGGCAACATACAAGTACGAGGGAGGAGGACCAGGGTTGCACGCTCCGTCTAGAAACACGGGCCGGGGAGATCATAGCTGTGGCAAGCCTAAGGGCAAACAAGCCCGCAAGCACAGGGAAACCAACATGCGTACAACCAGTGTTTACACTGGCGAGGCGCGAGGTCTGAAATGGCCCGAAGTCACAGCAGTGAAACTAGAAACCGGGCGATCTATCCCTGGGCAGGGCGAAGTCAGGCGAAAGCCTGGTGGAGGCTCGAAAGGGTGCTGACGTGCAATTCGCTCCCTTGACCTGGGGATAGGGGCTAAAGACCAATCTAGCCCGGTGATAGCTAGTTCCCTCCGAAGTGGGTCGCAGCCCAGCCCTGAGCGAGGCTGCCGACGGGGTAGAGCACTGATTGAGAAGTAAGGGGTCGAAAGACCCCGCTTTTCTTTCAAACTCCGAATCCGCCGGCGCTGTAGACCTCAGGAGACGGGTTCTAGGGGGTAAGCTCCTAGTCCGAGAGGGGAACAACCCAGACTGAGGTTAAGGTCCCAAAGTGCTGGCTAAGTGTTAAACTGAAAGGCGTCATCAGCCTAAGACAGCGGGAAGGTAGGCTTAGAAGCAGCCACCCTTCAAAGAAAGCGTAACAGCTCACCCGCCGAGGCTGATGGCCCTGAAAATGGACGGGGCTAAGCCAGCCACCGATACCCCAGGGTGCAGCTTAGCGCTGCAATCCGGTAGGAGGGCGTCCCGACTGGGCAGAAGCTGGGCCGTGAGGTCCAGTGGACCGGATCGGGATTGCATATCCCGGTGGTAGTAACAGCAAAGAGGGGTGAGAAACCCCTCCGCCGAAAGGGCAAGGGTTCCCCAGCAATGCGTCATCAGCTGGGGGTAAGTCGGTCCTAAGACTAGACTCAACCGATCTAGCCGAAAGGGAAACCGGTTAAAATTCCTGTACCACAGAGGTACATACGGCGACGCAAGTCCAATACCTGACGCTTCGAGGTAGGTTGAGCAAGGCTGTCGCCTTGTTTAACCGTATAAGCTTGGGGAGTGCCGTAATGGCGAGAACCAAGCGAAAGCGGGAATAGCCACCCGTTTTTAGGGTGGTTCAACTGATCTTTGGAGCCAATGAAAAGGGTGTTGGAAAGGATCCTCTGTGACCGTACCCAGAACCGTCACAGGTGTCCCTAGGCGAGAAACCTAAGGCGTGTCGGGTGTACACCAAGCGAGGGAATTCGGCAAATTAGCCCCCTAACTTAGGGATAAGGGGTGCCTGCGCTTTTGGCTTCGGCTGGAA
This Candidatus Bathyarchaeota archaeon DNA region includes the following protein-coding sequences:
- a CDS encoding GNAT family N-acetyltransferase; this encodes MGLKFRSAEVEDAEWMTEAVNSPEVAKYLITVYPCTEHEVKDYMKKRLKEEKHKWIIAEKGGEPAGSVTVSPGEGRTRHTAWLGIYVRKKCWRQGIGTALMKEAVRVAKEFGIRRFMLGTFEGNERAIGLYKKFGFKTETTSKGLVYLDGGWKDSYVMGLDLAPCEPRITKTAMLQRTKGSILTKQLQSENLTVRQLMDKDLDEVNRLQNCPESTKSTTKIPPITKEATKKWYEELSGRGGSFCCGCFENQKLLGYTQFSGGRLPFANVWVEEILIDMKAKPTATTDSLIASLIGFFERYGYHRIFGEIPETSQVIVKSLEKHGFKKTGAFKGYYFIDDHYVDALTYAYT